In the genome of Nitrospira japonica, one region contains:
- a CDS encoding DUF6754 domain-containing protein, producing the protein MFCRAMAEWVRPAVFLNVLIVSGVSILVSVFGTSSHSLAQATLSAPADLRVFDTPNDAGQNLTVLWAPGSSDGPESRYQVLAGDGGSSDPSTLKVVAEFPANSHFVRDAKAPWWTRSAEPSWHQFIIKSGKEIELKDGHVYAVTVALVRGDQRGVGTILQASPHPDWFNWNQTNNLLVALGFGVLVFYTIRHAKRKDIFLRRIAGLDAVDEAIGRSTELGKPILYLTGAHDMSDPSTIAAAVILGRVAKKTAAYETELMVPHRDPITMAVCQEITKQAYLEAGKPDLFKDDSNFFITSDQFSYTAAVDGIMLRKKPAANFFMGSFFAESLLLTETGASTGAIQIAGTDSDHQLPFFVTTCDYTLIGEELYAASAYLSKEPIQIGTLRGQDIGKAVILSAIAIGTVVATIGVATGAHWPRLILDLLRDLK; encoded by the coding sequence ATGTTTTGTCGGGCGATGGCTGAATGGGTGAGACCAGCGGTCTTCTTGAACGTCCTCATTGTCAGTGGTGTCTCGATTCTCGTCTCTGTGTTTGGAACATCATCCCACTCCTTGGCCCAAGCTACCCTGTCGGCTCCCGCCGATCTGCGTGTTTTTGACACGCCCAACGATGCAGGCCAGAACCTGACCGTCCTGTGGGCTCCCGGATCATCGGATGGTCCCGAGAGCCGCTATCAGGTGCTTGCCGGTGACGGAGGGAGTTCCGACCCTTCAACGCTGAAGGTCGTTGCTGAGTTTCCCGCTAACAGCCATTTTGTCCGCGATGCGAAGGCTCCCTGGTGGACCAGGAGCGCGGAGCCTTCGTGGCATCAATTTATAATCAAGAGCGGCAAGGAGATCGAACTCAAGGACGGGCATGTCTATGCCGTGACGGTGGCCCTGGTTCGCGGCGATCAACGTGGAGTAGGAACGATCCTGCAGGCGAGCCCACACCCCGATTGGTTCAATTGGAATCAGACGAATAATTTGCTTGTCGCGTTGGGATTTGGCGTGCTCGTTTTTTATACCATCCGCCATGCGAAGCGAAAAGACATCTTTCTTCGCCGGATTGCCGGTCTCGACGCCGTGGACGAAGCAATCGGACGGTCGACTGAATTGGGGAAGCCTATTCTCTATCTGACCGGTGCCCATGACATGAGCGATCCTTCCACAATTGCCGCGGCCGTGATTCTCGGCCGCGTCGCCAAGAAGACCGCCGCTTATGAGACGGAATTGATGGTCCCGCATAGAGATCCCATCACCATGGCGGTCTGCCAAGAAATTACCAAGCAAGCGTATTTGGAAGCTGGAAAGCCGGACCTGTTCAAGGACGACTCCAACTTTTTCATTACGTCTGACCAATTCAGCTATACCGCGGCAGTTGATGGAATCATGCTGCGTAAGAAGCCGGCCGCAAATTTCTTCATGGGGTCATTTTTTGCGGAATCACTCCTGCTTACGGAGACCGGTGCGAGCACGGGGGCAATTCAGATCGCCGGAACCGATTCGGATCATCAATTGCCTTTCTTCGTGACCACGTGCGATTACACGCTGATCGGCGAGGAGCTGTATGCCGCGAGCGCCTATCTCTCGAAAGAGCCGATCCAGATCGGCACGTTACGAGGGCAGGACATTGGGAAAGCGGTGATTCTGTCCGCCATCGCCATAGGAACCGTTGTGGCGACCATCGGGGTCGCGACAGGCGCTCACTGGCCCCGTCTGATCCTCGACCTCCTCAGGGATCTCAAATGA
- a CDS encoding glutamate mutase L has translation MTSSPSSPVQFDHPLNVIVATDCGSTTTKAILIEKVGEEYRQTYRGEAPTTVEAPFEDVTRGVLNAIAEIEELSGRKILDGEKIVTPNRAGQGDPMTGVDIYISTSSAGGGLQMMVTGVVQSMTGESAQRAALGAGAIVIDVLASNDGRLPHEKIERIRSMRPDMILMSGGTDGGAVTHVVEMAEYVSAAEPRPRFGATYKLPLIFAGNKDARPQVQRILGEKAALEITDNIRPVLEKENLAPARDKIHDLFLEHVMQQAPGYRKLMEMTGAPIMPTPAAVGVIMETIAKREGLNLIGVDIGGATTDVFSIFKGVFNRTVSANLGMSYSISNVLAEAGLPNIMRWVPFTIDEQTIRNRIKNKMIRPTTIPQTLDELQIEQAIAREALRLALIHHKSLASGLKGVQQERMISDMFEQQASGKTLIDMLQLDLIVGSGGILSHAPRRIQSMLMMVDAYEPLGVTALSVDSIFMMPHLGVLSTINEKAATDVFVRDCMIYLGTCIAPIGQGKDGEVSASYEIVFPDGKTVRDRLRFGDLTLYPLEPGKSATITVEPAKHVNAGAGIGVTLTRKVQGGVVGLLLDGRGRPLQLAEEQGARIASLKKWFDAVGLYPAAS, from the coding sequence ATGACGTCTTCTCCCTCGAGTCCAGTCCAATTCGACCATCCGCTGAACGTGATCGTCGCGACCGACTGCGGGAGCACGACGACCAAGGCCATTCTCATCGAAAAGGTGGGCGAAGAATATCGGCAGACGTATCGCGGCGAAGCGCCGACGACCGTCGAAGCGCCGTTTGAGGACGTTACGCGAGGAGTCCTGAACGCAATCGCCGAGATCGAAGAACTGTCCGGACGAAAGATTCTCGACGGTGAAAAGATCGTGACACCCAATCGCGCCGGCCAAGGCGATCCCATGACAGGCGTCGACATCTACATTTCCACCAGCAGCGCCGGCGGCGGCTTGCAGATGATGGTCACGGGAGTCGTACAGAGCATGACTGGGGAAAGCGCGCAACGGGCCGCGCTCGGCGCCGGCGCGATCGTCATCGATGTCCTGGCCTCCAACGACGGGCGTCTGCCGCACGAAAAAATCGAGCGGATCCGATCCATGAGGCCGGACATGATCCTGATGTCCGGAGGAACGGACGGCGGCGCCGTCACTCATGTCGTCGAGATGGCCGAATATGTGTCCGCCGCCGAACCGCGTCCTCGATTCGGCGCGACCTACAAACTGCCCTTGATTTTTGCGGGAAACAAGGATGCTCGCCCCCAGGTACAACGTATCTTGGGAGAGAAGGCCGCGTTGGAAATCACGGACAACATCAGGCCGGTCTTGGAAAAAGAAAATCTCGCGCCGGCGCGCGACAAGATTCATGACTTGTTCTTGGAGCACGTCATGCAGCAGGCACCGGGGTACAGGAAGCTCATGGAGATGACGGGCGCTCCGATCATGCCGACACCCGCGGCGGTCGGCGTCATCATGGAGACAATTGCGAAACGGGAAGGGCTCAATCTCATCGGCGTGGACATCGGGGGCGCCACGACGGACGTGTTCTCGATATTCAAGGGAGTATTCAATCGAACTGTCAGTGCAAATCTTGGAATGTCGTATAGCATCTCGAACGTATTGGCTGAGGCTGGCCTGCCTAATATCATGCGCTGGGTTCCCTTCACGATCGACGAGCAGACCATCCGCAACCGCATCAAGAACAAGATGATCCGGCCGACGACCATCCCGCAGACGCTCGATGAGTTGCAGATCGAACAGGCGATTGCGCGGGAGGCGCTCAGGTTGGCGCTGATCCATCACAAGTCTCTGGCGAGCGGTCTGAAAGGCGTGCAGCAGGAACGGATGATCTCCGATATGTTCGAACAGCAGGCCTCCGGGAAAACCCTGATCGACATGCTGCAGCTTGATCTGATCGTCGGCAGTGGCGGCATCTTGTCCCATGCCCCTCGTCGCATCCAATCGATGTTGATGATGGTGGATGCCTACGAACCCCTCGGCGTTACCGCTCTATCCGTGGACAGCATATTCATGATGCCTCACTTGGGTGTGCTTTCGACGATCAACGAGAAAGCGGCGACGGATGTATTCGTCCGTGACTGCATGATCTATCTGGGAACGTGTATCGCGCCGATCGGACAGGGAAAGGACGGCGAGGTTAGCGCCAGCTATGAGATTGTATTTCCGGACGGCAAGACCGTCAGAGATCGTCTGAGATTCGGCGATCTGACGCTCTACCCGTTGGAACCAGGCAAATCGGCGACGATCACCGTCGAGCCGGCCAAGCACGTGAATGCGGGTGCAGGAATTGGGGTGACCCTCACACGGAAGGTGCAAGGCGGTGTCGTCGGGCTGTTGTTGGACGGCCGTGGCCGCCCTCTGCAACTCGCCGAAGAGCAGGGGGCACGGATCGCCTCACTCAAGAAATGGTTCGATGCGGTCGGGCTATACCCGGCGGCGAGTTAG
- the plsY gene encoding glycerol-3-phosphate 1-O-acyltransferase PlsY: protein MAEELLCALMAAFGYVLGAIPFGVVVSQALSLPDPRTVGSKNVGFTNVLRVSGAKAGILTLLGDLGKGWVMGWGAMQWLTVESYIMLVALSPIIGHMISPFLNFRGGKGVATALGSVLGLSPSMGLLLLLIWLGAVAIWRYSSGGALAAFGVFPVVAIVNEQRQEFLIFAIIVSVLIWIRHKDNIMRLWKGTESKIGEKKALA from the coding sequence ATGGCAGAAGAACTCCTCTGTGCGCTGATGGCAGCGTTCGGTTATGTGTTGGGGGCCATCCCTTTTGGGGTGGTGGTGTCCCAGGCCCTTTCATTGCCGGATCCCCGCACGGTGGGAAGCAAGAACGTGGGGTTCACCAATGTCCTGCGCGTCTCCGGCGCGAAGGCCGGCATCCTCACGCTCCTGGGCGACTTGGGAAAAGGGTGGGTGATGGGATGGGGGGCGATGCAGTGGCTGACCGTGGAGTCCTACATCATGCTCGTGGCCCTGTCTCCGATCATCGGCCACATGATCTCCCCCTTTCTCAATTTTAGGGGCGGCAAGGGGGTGGCGACGGCGTTGGGATCTGTATTGGGCCTGTCACCCTCGATGGGGTTGCTCCTGCTTCTCATCTGGCTGGGGGCGGTGGCGATTTGGCGGTACTCGTCCGGAGGCGCGCTGGCCGCGTTCGGGGTATTTCCGGTCGTGGCAATCGTCAATGAGCAGCGGCAGGAATTCCTTATCTTTGCCATTATCGTCAGCGTTCTGATCTGGATCAGGCACAAAGACAATATCATGCGGCTGTGGAAGGGAACGGAAAGTAAGATCGGGGAAAAGAAAGCGCTTGCCTAA
- the pgsA gene encoding CDP-diacylglycerol--glycerol-3-phosphate 3-phosphatidyltransferase, with protein sequence MNRVLEMWRSVGQESLNLPNVITLFRILLIPVFVILFITPTEDRSLSAAVIFVVAAMTDLLDGYVARRTGQITRLGKLLDPIADKLLVLSALILLVNVDRVSALVAILVIAREVAVTGIRAIAAGEGMIISAETTGKYKMALQVVAITMLILEGTEVSEWGNLHLAGIVTLYLSLVLGYVSGGQYVLSFWKQIVAKGL encoded by the coding sequence ATGAATCGTGTTCTGGAAATGTGGAGATCTGTCGGACAGGAGTCCCTCAACCTGCCGAATGTCATCACATTGTTCCGTATCCTGTTGATTCCCGTCTTCGTCATCCTGTTCATCACACCGACTGAGGACCGGTCTCTCAGCGCAGCGGTGATCTTTGTCGTGGCTGCGATGACTGACTTGCTGGACGGCTATGTGGCGCGCAGGACCGGACAGATCACCAGGCTGGGGAAATTGCTGGATCCCATTGCCGACAAATTGCTCGTGCTGTCCGCACTGATCCTGCTCGTCAACGTGGACCGCGTCAGCGCACTCGTGGCCATTTTGGTCATCGCCCGAGAAGTGGCCGTGACGGGCATTCGCGCCATCGCGGCAGGCGAAGGGATGATCATCAGTGCGGAGACCACCGGAAAATACAAGATGGCTCTTCAGGTCGTGGCGATCACAATGCTGATTTTAGAGGGTACCGAGGTTTCAGAATGGGGCAATCTCCATCTGGCCGGGATCGTCACGCTGTATCTTTCGCTGGTGTTGGGCTATGTGTCAGGCGGACAGTATGTCCTGAGTTTTTGGAAGCAAATCGTCGCCAAAGGGCTTTAG
- a CDS encoding KpsF/GutQ family sugar-phosphate isomerase, protein MRRSKSSKVSRPSRPGVSAKGTGGSLLEGKRVLGIEARAVQALIDRLDDRFVQAVDLLYGCKGKVVVSGMGKSGLVGQKIAATMASTGTPAFFVHPAEGLHGDLGMVGRQDVVVAISNSGEAQELIQLLPYLERMGIPVVAMTGRPDSTLAKHSDVVLDVSVSEEACPLGLAPTASTTATLALGDALALALLQKRGFKEEDYAQFHPGGALGRRLLVRVKDLMHAGSDVPTVEESVTGTTAMLEMTAKKLGMTTVVDRTGALSGVITDGDLRRFIQRGGDFLKATAGELASRNPKSIRPDDLAAKAVEIMERHSITTLIVTEGPRKIVGVIHLHDLLKNGIV, encoded by the coding sequence ATGCGACGCAGCAAATCCAGCAAAGTAAGCCGTCCTTCCAGGCCGGGCGTGTCCGCCAAGGGAACAGGCGGAAGTTTGCTCGAAGGCAAGCGGGTGCTCGGGATCGAAGCACGTGCGGTTCAAGCGTTGATCGATCGTCTGGATGATCGATTCGTACAGGCCGTCGACTTGTTGTATGGCTGCAAAGGGAAGGTCGTCGTGTCCGGCATGGGAAAGTCGGGGCTTGTAGGCCAGAAAATCGCCGCGACCATGGCCAGCACCGGTACTCCCGCCTTCTTTGTCCATCCGGCGGAAGGCCTTCACGGCGATCTCGGTATGGTCGGCAGGCAGGATGTGGTTGTGGCCATCTCGAACAGCGGAGAAGCCCAGGAACTCATCCAATTGCTGCCGTATCTGGAGCGTATGGGTATTCCCGTCGTGGCCATGACGGGACGTCCTGACTCGACGTTGGCCAAGCACAGCGATGTGGTGTTAGACGTTTCTGTATCCGAAGAAGCCTGTCCGCTGGGGCTTGCGCCGACCGCCAGTACGACGGCCACGCTGGCGCTGGGTGATGCCCTGGCTCTCGCCCTGCTGCAAAAGAGAGGATTCAAGGAAGAAGATTATGCGCAGTTTCATCCGGGCGGCGCGCTCGGCCGCCGCTTGCTCGTTCGCGTCAAGGATCTCATGCATGCGGGCTCCGACGTGCCCACGGTGGAGGAATCGGTCACCGGCACGACGGCCATGCTGGAAATGACGGCCAAGAAGCTCGGGATGACCACCGTGGTCGATCGCACCGGTGCGCTCAGCGGCGTCATTACGGACGGTGACTTGCGGAGATTCATTCAGCGAGGGGGAGACTTTTTAAAGGCCACGGCGGGTGAACTGGCTTCCCGGAATCCTAAATCGATTAGGCCGGACGATCTGGCCGCCAAAGCGGTGGAAATCATGGAGCGACATTCGATCACGACCCTGATCGTGACCGAGGGGCCCCGGAAGATCGTCGGCGTGATTCATTTGCATGATTTGCTGAAGAACGGCATTGTATAA
- the kdsA gene encoding 3-deoxy-8-phosphooctulonate synthase yields MAHVVDIGAFKVGRGQPPFLIAGPCVIENEQLVLDTAGRIAEIARALGMPYVFKSSYDKANRTSIHSFRGPGIKKGLEVLAKVKREVGVAVLTDVHTESDATEAGTVVDVLQIPAFLCRQTDLLIAAAKTGKVVNVKKGQFLSPPEMGNAVKKLEECGNARIVLTERGSSFGYNNLVVDMRSFPILRSFGYPVVFDATHSVQLPGGGGTKSSGQREFVEPLACAAAGAGVDGFFMEVHPDPDHALSDGPNMVPLHQLKALLERVMRICDAANPAK; encoded by the coding sequence ATGGCTCACGTCGTCGACATCGGCGCCTTCAAAGTCGGGCGGGGACAGCCGCCCTTCCTGATCGCGGGGCCTTGCGTCATCGAAAACGAGCAGTTGGTGCTGGACACGGCCGGACGCATCGCCGAAATTGCCCGAGCCCTCGGCATGCCCTATGTCTTCAAATCCTCCTACGACAAAGCGAATCGAACGTCCATCCATTCGTTTCGCGGGCCGGGGATCAAGAAGGGACTCGAGGTGCTCGCCAAGGTCAAACGGGAAGTGGGGGTCGCGGTTTTGACCGACGTCCATACTGAATCCGATGCGACAGAGGCGGGTACCGTCGTCGACGTACTCCAGATTCCGGCGTTTCTCTGCCGGCAAACAGATCTGCTCATCGCTGCCGCCAAAACCGGAAAGGTGGTCAACGTCAAAAAAGGGCAGTTCCTGTCTCCTCCGGAAATGGGTAACGCGGTGAAGAAGCTGGAAGAGTGCGGCAATGCCAGAATTGTGCTTACGGAGCGGGGTTCATCGTTCGGGTACAATAATCTGGTCGTCGACATGCGGTCCTTTCCCATTCTGCGCAGCTTCGGCTACCCGGTTGTCTTCGATGCCACGCACAGCGTGCAGCTTCCGGGTGGAGGAGGAACCAAATCCAGCGGTCAGCGGGAATTCGTGGAACCACTGGCCTGCGCCGCCGCGGGCGCCGGCGTGGACGGGTTCTTCATGGAAGTGCACCCGGATCCTGATCATGCCCTGTCCGATGGGCCGAATATGGTCCCGCTCCATCAACTGAAAGCGCTCCTCGAGCGCGTGATGCGGATATGCGACGCAGCAAATCCAGCAAAGTAA
- a CDS encoding CTP synthase, protein MSKFIFVTGGVVSSLGKGLASASIGNLLESRGLKITFLKLDPYINVDPGTMNPYQHGEVFVTDDGAETDLDLGHYERYTSLTLNKENNYTTGRIYNSVITKERRGDYLGGTVQVVPHVTDEIKQCIMRISTGMDVTIVEIGGTVGDIESLPFLEAIRQMPYDVGRENVLYVHLTLVPYIGAAGELKTKPTQHSVNKLREIGIQPNILLCRTDRYLPPELKGKIAMFCNVEKDAVITAKDVETIYEVPIVFRKEGLDELIVKQLKLETGPPNLREWDAMVQKIKHPKHEVSIALVGKYAGLKECYKSLAEALVHGGIDHETKVNIDWIESEDVERQGTERILREADGILIPGGFGSRGIEGKIITIRYARERQVPFLGLCLGMQCATIEFARHVAGLAGANSAEFDERSPHPVIHLMLDQQSVSEKGGTMRLGAYLCRLGEGTLAQKMYGISEVPERHRHRYEFNNAYREQLTAKGLVLSGLSPDGRLVEIVELKNHPWFLATQFHPEYNSRPHRPHPLFSGFVGAALRGKLGH, encoded by the coding sequence ATGAGCAAGTTCATTTTCGTCACCGGCGGTGTGGTCTCTTCCCTCGGGAAGGGATTGGCTTCGGCGTCGATCGGCAACCTGCTCGAAAGCCGCGGCCTCAAGATCACCTTTTTGAAGTTGGATCCCTACATCAATGTCGATCCGGGGACGATGAACCCGTATCAGCACGGCGAAGTGTTCGTGACCGACGACGGAGCCGAAACCGATCTGGATCTCGGCCATTACGAACGGTACACGTCGTTGACCTTGAACAAGGAGAACAACTATACGACCGGGCGCATCTACAATTCCGTCATCACCAAGGAACGACGGGGCGACTATCTTGGCGGGACGGTGCAAGTCGTGCCGCACGTCACGGACGAGATCAAGCAATGCATCATGCGCATTTCGACGGGTATGGACGTGACGATCGTCGAGATCGGCGGCACGGTCGGAGACATCGAAAGCCTCCCGTTTCTCGAGGCCATTCGTCAGATGCCGTACGACGTCGGCCGTGAGAACGTCCTGTACGTACATCTCACGCTGGTGCCGTACATCGGGGCCGCCGGAGAACTCAAGACGAAACCGACTCAACATTCCGTCAACAAACTGCGGGAAATCGGCATCCAGCCCAACATCCTGCTCTGCCGGACGGATCGCTACCTGCCGCCCGAACTGAAGGGCAAGATCGCGATGTTCTGCAACGTCGAAAAAGATGCGGTCATTACGGCCAAGGACGTCGAGACGATCTATGAAGTGCCGATCGTCTTCCGAAAGGAAGGACTGGACGAGTTGATCGTCAAGCAGCTCAAGCTGGAAACGGGCCCGCCGAATCTTCGCGAATGGGATGCCATGGTGCAAAAGATCAAGCATCCCAAGCATGAAGTGTCCATTGCGCTCGTCGGGAAGTACGCCGGACTGAAGGAATGCTATAAGAGTCTGGCCGAAGCCCTGGTGCACGGAGGAATCGATCACGAAACCAAGGTCAACATCGACTGGATCGAGTCAGAGGACGTAGAGCGGCAAGGGACGGAACGTATCTTGCGCGAAGCAGACGGGATCCTCATTCCTGGTGGATTCGGCTCGCGTGGAATTGAAGGAAAGATCATCACGATCCGTTATGCGAGGGAACGGCAGGTTCCGTTCCTGGGGCTTTGTTTGGGCATGCAGTGCGCCACCATTGAGTTCGCGCGTCATGTGGCCGGGTTGGCCGGTGCCAACAGTGCTGAATTCGACGAGCGCTCGCCGCATCCGGTGATCCATCTGATGCTGGATCAGCAGTCGGTCAGCGAAAAGGGAGGCACGATGCGGTTGGGTGCGTACCTGTGCAGGCTGGGTGAAGGGACGCTCGCGCAGAAGATGTATGGGATCAGCGAGGTGCCCGAGCGTCATCGCCATCGATACGAGTTCAACAACGCCTATCGGGAGCAGTTGACGGCCAAGGGGTTGGTCTTGAGCGGACTGTCGCCGGACGGACGTTTGGTGGAGATCGTCGAGTTGAAGAATCACCCCTGGTTTCTCGCCACGCAGTTCCATCCGGAATACAATTCGCGTCCGCACCGGCCTCATCCCTTGTTCAGCGGGTTCGTCGGGGCCGCCTTGCGCGGCAAACTCGGACATTGA
- the kdsB gene encoding 3-deoxy-manno-octulosonate cytidylyltransferase yields MKPQVMVVIPARYGSSRFPGKPLVKLGQKPLIQHVYEQAASCRSVTEVLVATDDERIRETVERFGGRVAMVTGDYRTGTDRVAAVARTVSGEYFLNLQGDEIPETPALLKDLIDSFLGCDAEMGTLKRAMGTDEALDNPAAVKVVTDSDGHALYFSRAPIPLVRDGIRGQVVGGLHYLHLGLYIYRREALLRFASWPTGQLEDAEKLEQLRALQQGMRIRVWDTSHRSLRVDTPEDAAEVADKLRRHESRKQDSPIGGTVSAR; encoded by the coding sequence ATGAAGCCTCAAGTCATGGTCGTCATCCCCGCACGGTACGGCTCGTCGCGGTTTCCCGGGAAACCGCTGGTCAAGTTGGGACAAAAGCCGCTGATCCAGCATGTCTACGAGCAGGCGGCTTCTTGCCGCTCGGTCACGGAGGTGCTTGTTGCGACGGATGATGAACGGATCCGGGAAACGGTCGAGCGGTTCGGTGGCCGCGTGGCCATGGTTACGGGCGATTATCGGACCGGTACAGACCGGGTAGCCGCCGTGGCGCGGACGGTATCCGGCGAGTATTTTCTCAATCTGCAGGGAGACGAGATTCCCGAGACTCCGGCGCTTCTCAAAGATCTGATCGATTCCTTTCTCGGCTGCGATGCGGAGATGGGTACCTTGAAACGCGCGATGGGCACCGACGAGGCGCTCGACAATCCCGCGGCGGTCAAGGTGGTGACGGATTCGGACGGCCATGCATTGTATTTCTCCAGGGCTCCCATCCCGCTCGTGCGCGACGGCATTCGAGGACAAGTCGTGGGCGGATTGCATTACCTGCATCTTGGTCTATACATCTATCGTCGCGAGGCGCTGTTGAGATTTGCCTCGTGGCCCACGGGTCAGCTCGAGGATGCCGAGAAGCTCGAACAGCTTCGCGCGCTTCAACAAGGGATGCGGATTCGCGTCTGGGACACGTCGCATCGTTCGCTGCGGGTCGATACGCCGGAGGATGCCGCGGAGGTGGCGGACAAGTTGCGGCGGCACGAGTCACGGAAGCAAGATTCACCGATTGGCGGGACGGTGTCGGCTCGATGA
- the rfaE1 gene encoding D-glycero-beta-D-manno-heptose-7-phosphate kinase — MSRSPRSSTAKSEASGRVEGISNGGLRRYIQRFPQASVLVIGDLILDHYIWGRVSRISPEAPVPVVHVESESMRLGGAANVFNNILALGGKADLCGAIGQDETGRMLLKELGTKRSGRGGVVIDHDRPTTRKSRVIAHNQQVVRYDLERRGELKPVLQKRILRYVESRLRELSCLVVSDYCKGVVTATLMSELTRLAALRQVPIIVDPKVEHFSYYKGVTVITPNHLEATQAAGLHGDDDQVIQEAGSIIRQRLGCQSVLVTRGERGMSLFEADGVSWHIPTRARQVYDVTGAGDTVVGTMALALSTGASMREAASLANQAAGVVVGMVGTATVTAKQLTEALEG; from the coding sequence ATGAGCAGGTCTCCTCGATCCTCCACGGCGAAATCCGAGGCTTCTGGACGGGTGGAAGGAATATCCAACGGCGGCCTTCGCCGTTACATTCAGAGGTTTCCTCAGGCATCTGTCCTCGTCATCGGCGATCTGATTCTCGATCATTACATCTGGGGACGAGTCAGCCGAATTTCTCCGGAGGCGCCGGTGCCGGTGGTGCACGTGGAATCCGAGTCCATGAGGCTCGGCGGAGCCGCCAACGTCTTCAACAACATCCTGGCGCTCGGAGGCAAGGCCGACCTGTGCGGTGCAATCGGTCAGGATGAAACCGGACGGATGCTGCTGAAGGAATTAGGTACGAAGCGTTCCGGCCGAGGCGGAGTGGTGATTGATCACGATCGGCCGACCACCAGAAAATCCCGTGTCATCGCGCACAATCAGCAGGTCGTTCGTTATGACTTGGAGCGGCGGGGCGAGTTGAAACCGGTGTTGCAGAAGCGCATTCTTCGGTATGTGGAATCCCGTCTGCGCGAACTGTCGTGTCTCGTGGTGTCCGATTATTGCAAAGGTGTCGTCACCGCCACGTTGATGTCGGAACTGACCAGGCTCGCGGCTCTCAGACAGGTTCCCATTATCGTGGATCCGAAGGTGGAACACTTCAGCTATTACAAAGGTGTCACGGTGATCACGCCGAACCATCTCGAAGCGACGCAGGCCGCCGGCCTGCATGGTGACGATGATCAGGTCATCCAGGAGGCCGGATCGATCATCCGTCAGCGGCTCGGATGCCAGTCGGTTCTGGTCACGAGGGGCGAGCGAGGTATGAGCCTGTTCGAAGCCGACGGCGTGTCATGGCACATTCCAACCCGCGCTCGCCAGGTCTATGACGTCACCGGAGCCGGCGATACCGTGGTCGGCACCATGGCCCTCGCCCTGTCGACCGGCGCGTCCATGCGCGAAGCCGCATCGTTGGCTAATCAGGCTGCCGGCGTCGTCGTCGGCATGGTCGGCACGGCGACGGTCACCGCAAAGCAACTGACTGAGGCATTGGAAGGATGA
- the lepB gene encoding signal peptidase I, whose product MAQPARKSVFREYAEAIVVAMLLAFAIRVFVVQAFKIPSGSMIPTLLIGDHILVSKLSYGIQWPSQCKFQWGFPPVNCYASHAIVEFGKPQRGDIVVFRFPEDEEKDFIKRIVGTPGDQIQVKNKVVLVNGVPLDDKTFTQRIDPGIIDGTINPRDNFGPVTVPEGSYFVMGDNRDQSLDSRFWGYVREEKIRGKAFRIYWSWSGHGQWTEWVRWERFAKAIQ is encoded by the coding sequence CGGGAGTATGCCGAAGCAATCGTTGTGGCGATGCTCTTGGCGTTTGCCATTCGGGTGTTCGTCGTGCAGGCGTTCAAGATTCCCTCCGGCTCGATGATTCCCACGCTCCTCATCGGCGATCACATCCTCGTCAGCAAGCTGTCCTACGGAATTCAATGGCCGAGTCAGTGCAAGTTCCAATGGGGATTTCCGCCGGTCAACTGCTATGCGTCCCATGCCATCGTCGAATTCGGAAAGCCGCAGCGCGGCGACATCGTCGTATTTCGCTTCCCCGAGGACGAAGAGAAGGATTTCATCAAGCGGATCGTCGGCACTCCGGGCGATCAGATACAGGTGAAGAACAAGGTCGTGTTGGTCAACGGGGTGCCGCTGGACGACAAGACGTTTACACAGCGCATCGACCCCGGCATCATCGACGGGACGATCAACCCGCGGGACAACTTCGGCCCGGTGACGGTGCCCGAAGGGTCGTATTTCGTCATGGGCGACAATCGCGATCAAAGCCTGGATAGCCGGTTTTGGGGTTACGTGCGGGAAGAAAAGATCCGCGGCAAGGCATTCCGAATCTATTGGTCATGGAGCGGTCACGGGCAGTGGACGGAATGGGTTCGATGGGAGCGGTTCGCCAAGGCTATCCAATGA